The nucleotide window AGCGCTCTTGTACTCCATACTCCCCTCCCTATGGTACATAAAGCTTCCTGTTTCTCTTGTGCAGACTCACCAAAGATGAGAGCCCAGTTCGGGCGATAGGGTCAACCGGGCCCTGTCGAAGACACCCCTCTCGATTTCCCCAGAAACGACATCGCACCATCGACAGAAATGTGCGCCGAGCGCCCGACCGCCCCCCGGTCATCAGTTCTTCTCGGTGACCTTCCAGAGAATAGACTGAGGAGCGCCTGTGGACCCTGAGCAGCCTGGCGCCAGACCTCCCACTTAAGCCTTGGCCTACCCTTCAGATCGCGGGGAGTGGCCTCAGGAGGGCCCGGACGCGTCCTCTGAGGAACCCTTCATGAAGACTTTCCTCAGCTCCTTCTCTCAGAATTCCTCTGCCCCGTTGGCCGTTCGTGCCTTGGGCCGAATAGCTGTCTCACCCTTTCACATACGAAATCTGCTCACAGATGCGGCCATCCACGACTTTGAAGATGTCCACGCCGCGGAGCCGAAAAGTCCTCCCCGCTGCGTCGGTCCAGTGTCTTCGCCAACGGAGCAGGGAGCGAGTGCCGAGGCCGTAGACTTCCTCCACTTCCAGTCGGACGTCTTGCATTTGCCGAAAGAAACGTTCCCAGAAGGCAAGAACCGCGCCTTTTCCCCGCAAAGTGTTTCCCTCGGGTGCCGGGCCGGTGGTTTCCAGGACGCAGTCTTCGTCCAGGAGCTGTGCGATTCCCTCGAGGTCATGGCGGTTGAATGCCTCACCGAACTCGAGGGCGAGCCGTGCGGCTGCTTCCACGCGTGACATGCGCATGGCCGGGTCCTCTGCCGGGAAAGGAAGCGGCATGTC belongs to Calditrichota bacterium and includes:
- a CDS encoding nuclear transport factor 2 family protein; this translates as MRMSRVEAAARLALEFGEAFNRHDLEGIAQLLDEDCVLETTGPAPEGNTLRGKGAVLAFWERFFRQMQDVRLEVEEVYGLGTRSLLRWRRHWTDAAGRTFRLRGVDIFKVVDGRICEQISYVKG